Proteins encoded by one window of Homo sapiens chromosome 10, GRCh38.p14 Primary Assembly:
- the PRLHR gene encoding prolactin-releasing peptide receptor, giving the protein MASSTTRGPRVSDLFSGLPPAVTTPANQSAEASAGNGSVAGADAPAVTPFQSLQLVHQLKGLIVLLYSVVVVVGLVGNCLLVLVIARVRRLHNVTNFLIGNLALSDVLMCTACVPLTLAYAFEPRGWVFGGGLCHLVFFLQPVTVYVSVFTLTTIAVDRYVVLVHPLRRRISLRLSAYAVLAIWALSAVLALPAAVHTYHVELKPHDVRLCEEFWGSQERQRQLYAWGLLLVTYLLPLLVILLSYVRVSVKLRNRVVPGCVTQSQADWDRARRRRTFCLLVVIVVVFAVCWLPLHVFNLLRDLDPHAIDPYAFGLVQLLCHWLAMSSACYNPFIYAWLHDSFREELRKLLVAWPRKIAPHGQNMTVSVVI; this is encoded by the coding sequence ATGGCCTCATCGACCACTCGGGGCCCCAGGGTTTCTGACTTATTTTCTGGGCTGCCGCCGGCGGTCACAACTCCCGCCAACCAGAGCGCAGAGGCCTCGGCGGGCAACGGGTCGGTGGCTGGCGCGGACGCTCCAGCCGTCACGCCCTTCCAGAGCCTGCAGCTGGTGCATCAGCTGAAGGGGCTGATCGTGCTGCTCTACAGCGTCGTGGTGGTCGTGGGGCTGGTGGGCAACTGCCTGCTGGTGCTGGTGATCGCGCGGGTGCGCCGGCTGCACAACGTGACGAACTTCCTCATCGGCAACCTGGCCTTGTCCGACGTGCTCATGTGCACCGCCTGCGTGCCGCTCACGCTGGCCTATGCCTTCGAGCCACGCGGCTGGGTGTTCGGCGGCGGCCTGTGCCACCTGGTCTTCTTCCTGCAGCCGGTCACCGTCTATGTGTCGGTGTTCACGCTCACCACCATCGCAGTGGACCGCTACGTCGTGCTGGTGCACCCGCTGAGGCGGCGCATCTCGCTGCGCCTCAGCGCCTACGCTGTGCTGGCCATCTGGGCGCTGTCCGCGGTGCTGGCGCTGCCCGCCGCCGTGCACACCTATCACGTGGAGCTCAAGCCGCACGACGTGCGCCTCTGCGAGGAGTTCTGGGGCTCCCAGGAGCGCCAGCGCCAGCTCTACGCCTGGGGGCTGCTGCTGGTCACCTACCTGCTCCCTCTGCTGGTCATCCTCCTGTCTTACGTCCGGGTGTCAGTGAAGCTCCGCAACCGCGTGGTGCCGGGCTGCGTGACCCAGAGCCAGGCCGACTGGGACCGCGCTCGGCGCCGGCGCACCTTCTGCTTGCTGGTGGTGATCGTGGTGGTGTTCGCCGTCTGCTGGCTGCCGCTGCACGTCTTCAACCTGCTGCGGGACCTCGACCCCCACGCCATCGACCCTTACGCCTTTGGGCTGGTGCAGCTGCTCTGCCACTGGCTCGCCATGAGTTCGGCCTGCTACAACCCCTTCATCTACGCCTGGCTGCACGACAGCTTCCGCGAGGAGCTGCGCAAACTGTTGGTCGCTTGGCCCCGCAAGATAGCCCCCCATGGCCAGAATATGACCGTCAGCGTGGTCATCTGA